The following nucleotide sequence is from Solidesulfovibrio carbinolicus.
TGGGTTTGGCCGAAAGATTTCTTCTCTCAGCGAAAGGCACGCACAAGTAGCCAAAGCATTTAGAGAGTGTGCATACAAGGGGGTTACCGGAGAAGCCCCGGGCGAAGATTCAGCAATGATGGCTGGCGAAACGCTTCCGGGCAAAGGGTATATCCCAAACGGTTGCGAACTAATAAGCCTTGACAACAGATTGTTTGACACTGCCGACCTTGTAATTTTATTCCCTGCACCATGTGAATCTAGCGCCATAGAACGCTGCGAAAACGACGTGCGCTGCTTCGGGCTTTCCCCGGCAGAGGATGCGCCCAAGCCCGTTGCCGAGGGGCAGGAGGCGGCTGTGGTCGAGGCCCCGGCACAACTGAAGATACCGGCAAAAAAACAGCCTCTACGCGCGATGAACAGCGAGAAATTTGCCGCCGCATGAGGGGGGAGGGAACCCGCGACGGCTGGGGCGCTGGATCGAGCGCAACGCCGGCCGCATCGTGGACGGACTCCGTTTCGTCAGGGACGGACAGCGCAGCCGAGCGGCCTTGTGGTGCGTCAAAACGACGGGAAAAAGTGAGTTTGGTGAGTTTGGTGAGTTTTTTTCCCGACCTACGCATAAGAATTCGGAGAAAAATAGTACAGCTGAGCCAAAAATAACTCACGAAACTCACCAAACGGCTCCCTGCTGCTCACGTCGGGATATGACCCCCAAAGCCAATACTATTTCGCCCATCGCCTCAACGTCAAAATCTCTAGCCAGCCGACACGCTCGGAAGCTACAGACAAGCTGGAATTTATCCAAAACCTACTGTCAGGATTCAGTTTTGTTGAACCCGTGGACCGCACCGTCGCCTTAGCTCTGATTCTCAGTACGATGGTACGACCCAGTCTCGACCACATTGCCTCTTTTCGCTATCACGGCACCGGTGCGCGGAAGTGGAAAATCATATTTGATGGACATTGCAGCGATAATAGCAACAGGCAGAAGGACTGCAGTCCTTGCAGCGACAACCGACAGCGCAGAACTTGAAAAACGCCTAACAGGCAGCCTTCTATCGGGAGATCCACTCGTAAGCCTGGACAACTACAATGGAACATTGCAATCTGACCTACTATGCCAAGCCCTCACTGCTAGCACGGTCAAAGTCCGACCGCTTGGCATTTCGCCAAGCGTTGAAATACCCAGCACGACCCTTTGGTCGGCCAACGGCAACAATCTGGTCTTGGCCGGCGATTTACCTCGCCGCTCCTTGCTTTGCCGGCTGGACCCAGGATGCGAACGTCCGGAGGAACGTCAATTCTCCTTTGATCCTCTCGAGCGCGTACTCCAAAACCGCACCGAGTATGTCGGCGCCTGTTTGACCATTTTGCGGGCATACATCGTCGCCGGCCGGCCAGACATGGGTGGAACCCCTTTCGGCGGTTTCGGCCAGTGGTCTGCCCTGGTGCGTAGCGCGCTCATGTGGGTCGGCGAACCAGACCCTTGCGCCAGCCGCAACGCCATCATGGACGAGGACCCGGAACTGGGACAACTGCGCACGCTCCTCATCCTTTGGTGGCAGGAGCTTGGAAAAAGCGCCATAAAAATCAAGCGCCTCATAGAACGCTGCCACTCAAACGACTCTGGGCTTTTTGAAGTCCTTGACGACATCGCCGGCGAAAGGAATGGCCCTGGGGTCAACGCGCGCCGCCTGGGCCACTGGCTAAAAAGCCACAAAGGCCGTGTCGTCGATGGGTTGCGACTCGTCCAAGTCCCCGGCCCGAATATGGCCAGTTGGCAGGTCGTCCAAGTCAAAACAGGCGAAGCATAGGTTTCTGAGGTTTTGAAGGTTCTTTCTTAAGGAGCTGACAAAAAAGAACAGTGAAGAAGATAAGATCGTCTTGAGGGCTGGGACAAAACCTCAAGAACCTGCCAAACCTTCACACCCCGGACTGAACGGCTTCGCCCATAACCCCCTATTCTTCACTCTACTGACTAATAGACTTAGTTATTCTAGGAAAATATTAACCCGTGCTTCACCTTTTGGACCGCTCTTTCACTCCCCCGACACCACCGTCGGCCGATGACTTCAGCCCCAGTCGGCCGCTTGCCAGCCCAGCCTACCGATTGGTGCAACTGCTCACCGTCAAAGAGCCCAGCAAGGATGTCTTGGTCCTTGGAGGCCGGATCGGCTGTTGACGCTTCGACTATGGAGGCCAATGCATGCTGTTTGACATCGTGCGCCGTGACACGGGTGAGAGCTACCGAAAGATGCTCCTGCGCATGACCAAGGAGAGCGGAATCGACTCTCCAACGGATGCGTGAAATTTGAAGATAGTTTCAATTACATGTCGAAAATGGCTGAAGCACGAGGCGCTCGAATTCTTCAAAAGGGAGCGGGCGGCTATATAAAAAGCCCTGTCCCACAAGACAGCCATGGGCGCACAGGAGCTCCGCCTGCTCGGGCAACTCTACGCCCTCGGCCACCACATCCATGTCCAAGGCCCGAGCCACGGCGATGAAAGCTTTGACCAGTTCTGCCTTGCGACGGTCCTTTTCCACACCCGAAACAAAGGAACTATCGCTTTTGAGCACATCGACACGGAACCGGTTGAGATAGCTCAGGGCGGAGTGGCCAGTGCCGAAATCGTCGATGGCGATGGATGCGCCCAGGCTGCTCAAGGCGTTCAAGGTCTTTTGTGTGGGGCGCACTTTGCGCTTACCAAGCGCCAACACGAGGGGTGGGCTTGCCCCACGCTCCCACCCGAAGGCCTCCACTTTTTTATTGACATGAAAAATGATAAAAACTAAAAATCATCATTAAATTTTAATGCAGCACCTGGGGGGGCATCCAGCGCCCCCAAGGCTTACCCAATCGAGAACAACGCCATGGGCCGAAAAAAAACCACCGCCTCCGATGCTGCGGCCATGAAACTGCAAATCCTCGAGACCGCCGAAAATCTCTTCCGCCAAATCGGCTACGCCAAAACCACCGTCACCGACATCGCCAAGGCGCTGGGCATGAGCCAGGCGAACATCTACCGCTACTTTCCCTCCAAGGCGGGCATCAACGAAGCCATTTGCGAGCGAGTCGTGCATCAGATCGAAGCGCAATCCTGGGAAGCATTGGTGCAGGACGGCACGTCCACCGAACGCCTGAAGCGCTTCATCAAGGAATATCACCGAACGGTCAAAAACAGCATCATCAAGGAAAAGCGGCTGTATGACATGGTGGCCGTCGCCATGGACGAGCACTGGTCCGTCATCCAGGGCCATAGCGCACGCGTCAGGGATTTGCTCAAAATCATCATTGAGCAAGGCATGTCGTCGGGCGAGTTTCGGCGCGTCAACAGCGACAACATGGCCAAGGCCCTTAATGGCTCCCTGGCGGTCTTCATCTATCCCAAGCTGCTCGAACACGAGATAAATGACGAAGAGCGCGGCGGCGATCATGATCGCCTTGATGCAGACCTTGACCAACTGCTTGATCTTGTATTGAACGGCCTTTGCTCAGGCGAAAAATAGGTTTTCGCCGGCTAACCACCATCAGGATGGTTCTTCCATGTTCTTAGGAGACACCTTCGCTTTGGCAAAAAACGTTACACGGCCGTGCGGCACGCTGCTTTTCCTGGCGGCGTTGAGCCTTGGCCTCGCCGGCTGTCACGAAGCCACGCCTCCTCCTCCGTTCCGGCCTGTGGTCAACACCATGCGGATTACCCTGGACACGGAGACGGCAAAGCGCACCTATTCAGGCGTCGTCGTGGCCCGCCACGAGGTGCAGGAATCCTTCCGGGTCGGCGGGCGCATCGAAAAGCGGCTGGTGGACGTCGGGGACCATGTCCGGGAAGGCCAAGTGCTGGCGACCTTGGACGAGAAGGATCTCCGCCTCTCGGTGGAAAGCGCCCAGGCCGAACTGCGGGCGGCCCTGTCCAACAAGGACCAGACCGCCAGCGACGACAAACGCTATGCCACGCTCCTGGCCAAGCATGTGGTCAGCCAATCCGAATACGATCTCAAGCATCTGGCTGCCGACGAGGCCCGTTCCCGCGTGGAGCGCGCCGAGAGCGCGCTCAAGCTTGCCATGAGCCAGCTTGGCTATGCCAAGCTGCTCGCCAGCACCGACGGCGTGGTCACCAAGACCAGCGCCGAGGCCGGCCAGGTCGTGCCCCAAGGCCAAAGCGTGGTCACCGTGGCCCGCAAGGGCGCCCTGGAAGTGCTGGTCGACATTCCCGAACGGCGTCTGCAGGACATCAAGGGCACCCAGGCGGACATCTCCCTGTGGGCCAACCGCGACGCCCGCTTCCGGGCCGTGCTGCGCGAAACGTCCCCGTCGGCCGACCCGGCCACCCGGACCTATGCCGTGCGCTATTCGCTGCCCGACGCCGACGCCGCCGTGCGCCTGGGCATGACGGCCACGCTCCATCTCTCCGAGGCCGCCGCCGTCCCGACCGCCCGGATACCGGTCAGCGCCCTGCTCAACCAGGGCAACGGGCCGGGCGTCTGGCGCGTCGACGTCCCAACCGGGCAATTGACCTTTGTCCCGGTCACGGTGGACCACTACACCGAAGGCGACGCCTATGTGCGAAGCGACAAGCTCGCAAACGGCGACAACATCGTCACGACCGGCGTGCACAAGCTCGACAAAGGGCTGACCGTTCGCCTGGCCGGCGCAGCGACGGAGGACGTCCGGTGAAAGGCCTCAACCTCTCCGAGTGGGCCGTCACCCACCGTCCCCTCACCTTGTTCCTCATCATCCTGGTCTCCCTGGCCGGGACCTGGTCGTATTTCCATCTCGGGAGAGCCGAAGATCCCGATTTCACCGTAAAGCAAATGATCATCAGCGCGGCATGGCCAGGAGCCACGGCCGACGAGATGCAACGTCTGGTAGCAGATCCCATTGAGAAAAAACTTCAGGAAGTTCCCTACTTCGACAAGGTGAACACCTATTCCAGGGCCGGCAGCGTGGTCATGAAACTCGCGATTTTGGAATCCACGCCCAAAAACGAGGTCCGGGAATGCTGGTATCAGGCCCGAAAACGGGTGGGGGACATCAAATCCAATCTGCCTTCCGGCGTCCTGGGACCCTTTTTCAACGACGAATTCGGCGATGTGGATTCGGTGCTCTACGTCCTGACCGGCCCGGACTTCACCATCCGCCAACTCGAGGATGAAGCCGAAACCATCCGGCAAGCCCTGCTGCGCGTGCCCTCGGTGACCAAGGTGCGTTTTTACGGCGAGCAGACCGAATGCATCTTCGTGGAGCTTAACAACGCCAAGCTGGCCACGCTGGGAATCGCGCCCCAGGCCGTTTTCGACTCCATTGCCAAGCAAAACGATGTGACCCCGGCCGGAACCCTGGAAACGGCCGCCGACGCCGTCCATATCCGCGTGGACGGCGCGCTCAAGGGCGTCGAAGCCCTGGCCGAGGTGCCGGTGGCCAGCGGCGGCAAGGTCTTTCGCCTGGGAGACATCGCCAGCTTCCACCGAGGCCCGCAGGACCCGCCGACGTTTGTCGCCCGCCATGAGGGCCAGCCGGCCATTGCCATGGGCGTGGTCATGGCCCAGGGCGGCAACATCCTGGATCTGGGGCGCGAGCTGGACGCCGCCATGGAGCGCATCCGGGCGGACCTGCCGCTGGGCTTCGAGATCAGCCGGATAGCCGACCAGCCGCAGGTCGTGGAAGAATCCGTCAACGAGTTCATCCGGTCCTTCGTTGAAGCGCTGGTCATTGTGCTGGCCGTGAGTTTCCTGTCCCTGGGCTGGCGCACGGGCATCGTCGTGGCCCTGGCCGTGCCGCTGGTGCTGGCCATGGTCATGACCGTCATGAGCGCGCTAGGCATGAGCCTGGAGCGCATCTCCCTTGGCGCGCTCATCATCGCCCTGGGGCTTTTGGTCGACGACGCCATCATCTCCGTGGAAATGATGGTGGTCAAAATGGAACAGGGCTATGACCGGGTCAAGGCCGCCACCTATGCCTGGACGGCCACGGCCTTTCCCATGCTCACCGGCACCCTGGTCACGGCGGCCGGTTTTCTGCCCGTGGGATTCGCCAAATCCTCTTCCGGTGAATACGCCGGCGGCATTTTCTGGGTGGTGGCCATTGCCCTGGTCGCCTCCTGGCTGGTGGCCGTCATATTCACGCCGTACCTTGGGCTGAAGCTGCTGCCGGATTTCCATCATGGCGCCCATGACGATCCCAACGCCATTTATCGTACGCCAATCTATCTCTGGCTGCGCGGCCTCGTCACGTGGTGCGTCGACCATCGCAAGACGGTCGTGTGGTCCACCGCCCTCCTCTTTCTGGCGTCCCTGGTCGGTTTCTCCTT
It contains:
- a CDS encoding EAL domain-containing protein, which gives rise to MEAFGWERGASPPLVLALGKRKVRPTQKTLNALSSLGASIAIDDFGTGHSALSYLNRFRVDVLKSDSSFVSGVEKDRRKAELVKAFIAVARALDMDVVAEGVELPEQAELLCAHGCLVGQGFLYSRPLPFEEFERLVLQPFSTCN
- a CDS encoding TetR/AcrR family transcriptional regulator; amino-acid sequence: MGRKKTTASDAAAMKLQILETAENLFRQIGYAKTTVTDIAKALGMSQANIYRYFPSKAGINEAICERVVHQIEAQSWEALVQDGTSTERLKRFIKEYHRTVKNSIIKEKRLYDMVAVAMDEHWSVIQGHSARVRDLLKIIIEQGMSSGEFRRVNSDNMAKALNGSLAVFIYPKLLEHEINDEERGGDHDRLDADLDQLLDLVLNGLCSGEK
- a CDS encoding efflux RND transporter periplasmic adaptor subunit, whose amino-acid sequence is MRITLDTETAKRTYSGVVVARHEVQESFRVGGRIEKRLVDVGDHVREGQVLATLDEKDLRLSVESAQAELRAALSNKDQTASDDKRYATLLAKHVVSQSEYDLKHLAADEARSRVERAESALKLAMSQLGYAKLLASTDGVVTKTSAEAGQVVPQGQSVVTVARKGALEVLVDIPERRLQDIKGTQADISLWANRDARFRAVLRETSPSADPATRTYAVRYSLPDADAAVRLGMTATLHLSEAAAVPTARIPVSALLNQGNGPGVWRVDVPTGQLTFVPVTVDHYTEGDAYVRSDKLANGDNIVTTGVHKLDKGLTVRLAGAATEDVR
- a CDS encoding efflux RND transporter permease subunit, whose product is MKGLNLSEWAVTHRPLTLFLIILVSLAGTWSYFHLGRAEDPDFTVKQMIISAAWPGATADEMQRLVADPIEKKLQEVPYFDKVNTYSRAGSVVMKLAILESTPKNEVRECWYQARKRVGDIKSNLPSGVLGPFFNDEFGDVDSVLYVLTGPDFTIRQLEDEAETIRQALLRVPSVTKVRFYGEQTECIFVELNNAKLATLGIAPQAVFDSIAKQNDVTPAGTLETAADAVHIRVDGALKGVEALAEVPVASGGKVFRLGDIASFHRGPQDPPTFVARHEGQPAIAMGVVMAQGGNILDLGRELDAAMERIRADLPLGFEISRIADQPQVVEESVNEFIRSFVEALVIVLAVSFLSLGWRTGIVVALAVPLVLAMVMTVMSALGMSLERISLGALIIALGLLVDDAIISVEMMVVKMEQGYDRVKAATYAWTATAFPMLTGTLVTAAGFLPVGFAKSSSGEYAGGIFWVVAIALVASWLVAVIFTPYLGLKLLPDFHHGAHDDPNAIYRTPIYLWLRGLVTWCVDHRKTVVWSTALLFLASLVGFSFVSRQFFPSSSRPELLVEVRLPAGSAFGTTAKAVEALEAVCKADQEVKTYTSYIGAGAPRWFMPMSPELPDVSYGVIVLNTADGASRDRVKARLEAYAANGGLPEARVRVTTLFLGPPVGYPVQFRVIGPDAKRVRDIAYQVRDVMRANPNTTDVNLDWNEQARAIRLVVDQDRARLLGLTPQDIAQALQTLLSGVTITQVRDGIERVNVVARAVPEERLRPEILADLTISIRDGKIIPLSQAARLEHVYEEPILWRQSRDLTITVRSEVLAGLQAPDVTMQIAPKLKSIEDTLPPGYRIEAGGAFEESSKANQSIVELLPLAGGVMLLLLMFQVQSFPSLFLVLTTAPLGLIGAAGALLLFGQPFGFVAMLGVLALAGMIMRNTVILVDQIGKDIEEGMAAGEAVIDATIRRTRPVALTALAAILAMIPLARNIFWGPMAVAIMGGLFVATVLTLLFTPALYAMVFRIDKSGRQ